One genomic segment of Suncus etruscus isolate mSunEtr1 chromosome 15, mSunEtr1.pri.cur, whole genome shotgun sequence includes these proteins:
- the GAL3ST1 gene encoding galactosylceramide sulfotransferase: MPLQKKLWKSMAKGLVLGALFTTFLLLLYSYVVPPLHASPASTTLEGTAPCSPPWVEPEPTLLANGSSPGCQPRRDIVFMKTHKTGSSTLLNILFRFGQKHRLKFAFPNGRNDFDYPAFFTRSLVQDYRPGACFNIICNHMRFHYNEVRSLVPPNATFITVLRDPARHFESTFHYFGAVVPFTWKLSGPDKLAEFLQDPPRYYDPDGYNAYYLHNLLFFDLGYDSELAPDSPQVQEHILEVERRFHLVLLQEYFDESLVLLKELLCWELEDVLYFKLNARRASSVPRLSDELYQRATSWNALDSRLYRHFNASFWRKVEAFGHRRMAREVAALRSANEHMRSICIDGGRAVDAEAIQDSAMQPWQPLGAKSILGYNLKKSIARRHRQLCRRMLTPEIQYLTDLGVNLWVTKLWKLIRDFLQW, translated from the exons ATGCCGCTGCAGAAGAAGCTCTGGAAGTCCATGGCCAAGGGCTTGGTGCTGGGTGCGCTCTTCACCACCTTCCTGCTTCTGCTCTACTCCTACGTGGTGCCCCCGCTGCATGCCAGTCCTGCCTCCAC GACCCTGGAGGGCACAGCGCCCTGCTCCCCTCCCTGGGTTGAGCCGGAACCCACGCTTCTGGCCAATGGCTCCTCTCCTGGGTGCCAGCCACGGCGCGACATCGTCTTCATGAAGACTCACAAGACAGGCAGCAGCACGCTCCTCAACATCCTGTTCCGTTTCGGCCAGAAGCACAGGCTCAAGTTCGCCTTCCCCAATGGCCGCAACGACTTCGACTACCCGGCCTTCTTCACCCGCAGCCTGGTCCAGGACTACCGGCCCGGGGCCTGCTTCAACATCATCTGCAACCACATGCGCTTCCACTACAACGAAGTGCGGAGCCTGGTGCCGCCCAACGCCACCTTCATCACCGTGCTCCGCGACCCCGCCCGCCACTTCGAGTCCACTTTCCACTACTTCGGCGCCGTGGTGCCCTTCACATGGAAGCTGTCGGGCCCTGACAAGCTGGCCGAGTTCCTGCAGGATCCTCCTCGCTACTATGACCCCGACGGCTACAACGCCTACTACCTCCACAACCTGCTCTTCTTCGACCTGGGCTACGACAGCGAGCTGGCCCCGGACAGCCCGCAGGTGCAGGAGCACATCCTGGAGGTGGAGCGCCGCTTCCACCTGGTGCTGCTGCAGGAGTACTTCGACGAGTCGCTGGTGCTGCTCAAGGAGCTGCTGTGCTGGGAGCTGGAGGACGTGCTGTACTTCAAGCTCAACGCCCGCCGCGCCTCGTCCGTGCCTCGCCTCTCGGACGAGCTGTACCAGCGAGCCACCTCCTGGAACGCGCTGGACTCGCGCCTCTACCGCCACTTCAACGCCAGCTTCTGGCGCAAGGTGGAGGCCTTCGGCCACCGGCGCATGGCCCGCGAGGTGGCCGCCCTGCGGAGCGCCAACGAGCACATGCGCAGCATCTGCATCGACGGCGGCCGCGCGGTGGACGCCGAGGCCATTCAGGACTCGGCCATGCAGCCCTGGCAGCCCCTGGGCGccaagtccatcctgggctaCAACCTCAAGAAGAGCATCGCAAGGCGGCACAGGCAGCTCTGCCGCCGCATGCTCACGCCCGAGATCCAGTACCTGACGGACTTGGGCGTCAACCTCTGGGTCACCAAGCTCTGGAAGCTCATCAGGGACTTTCTGCAGTGGTGA